GCGCTGCGCCCCCTGGCCGGGGTGCAGGGGCAAGGTGGCCCCTGCGAACAAAAATGCACGAACCCAAACACGCACGTCCCCAACCACCCCCGCCCGCCGGCTCTGCACTTCATCCCCTCCGCTCGCCTCAGCCCTCCCCCGCCCACCCAAGCCCACACGCCAAGCGCGCTGCTATCATCCCCCGCCATGTCCCACTTCGCCCCGTCCCACCCCGCCGCCACCGCCACCGCCCGCGCCCCGTCGAACATCGCGTTCGTGAAGTACTGGGGCAACCTGGACGACGCCACGCGCCTGCCGTTCAACGACAGCATCTCGATGAACCTCAGCGCCGCGCACACGACGACAACCGTCACGTTCGACACGGCCCTCCACACCGACACCCTGACAATCGACGGCCGCGCATACGACCCGCAGCACGCCGCCGACGCCGTCGCCATCACCCGCGTCACGCACCACCTCGACAGCTTGCGCGCACTCGCAGACACCACCGATCGTGCCGCTGTCGTCAGCGTGAACAGCTTCCCGATGGGCACCGGCATCGCGTCGTCCGCTTCGGCGTTCGCGGCGCTCAGCGTCGCGGCCGCGGCAGCGCTCGGGCTCGAACTCGACGAACGCACCCTTTCAACGATCGCCCGGCGCGGGAGCGGCTCGGCGGCGCGGTCCGTGCCGGAAGGGTTCGTGCGGTGGTACGCCGCCGCCACCGACGAGGGTTCATACGCCGCGTCCATCGCCCCCGCCACGCACTGGGACCTTCACGACGTCGTCGCGATCGTCAGCCGGGCGCACAAGGCCGTCGGTTCGGGCGGCGGGCACGCGCTGGCCGCGTCGAGCCCGCTGTTCGCCGAGCGCATTGCCCGGCTGCCGGCACGCCTGGCGGCCGTCGAAGCGGCGATCGCGGCGCGGGACGTCGCCGCGCTGGGCGATCAGATCGAGGCCGAGGCGCTCGAGCTGCATGCCGTGGCGATGACGAGCCGCCCCGCCGTTCTCTACTGGGACGGCGCAACGGTCGAGCTGCTCCACCGCGTGCGCCGCTGGCGTGCGGACGGGCTCGCCGTCTGGTTCACGCTCGACGCCGGACCGAACGTGCACCTGATCTGCGAAGGTCACGTTGCACCGGCCGTCGCCGCCGAACTCGCCAACCAATCTTATGTCGAGTCGTCAATGGACAACTCCCCCGCGGCAGGCGCGCGCGTCATCGGCCCTGGCGAAGACCGCGGCCCCAGCGCCGGGCACGCGTAGCAAGGAGCCGCACTTACATGCACATCGCGATCGACCCCACCGCGCTCGATCCGGCGGACACCCACAAGCTGACGATCGGCACGATCGTCCCACGCCCGATCGCCTGGACGACGTCCGTGGACGGCGAAGGGCGGGTGAACCTGGCGCCGTTCAGCTACTTCATGGCCTGTCACTCCTACCTCCCTGCCGTCGCGGTCTCGATCGGCAGCCGTGCCGGCAAGCCCAAGGACACGCGCGCGAACATCCTCGCCACCGGGGAGTTCGTCGTGAACATCGCCACCGCGGCGCTCGTCGACGCCGTGAACGTCAGCGCGGCCGATTTCCCGCACGACATCAGCGAGCTGGACGTCCTGGGCCTCGAGACGATGCCGTCGGTGAAGGTCCGCCCACCCCGCGTCGCCGCCTCGCCGATCCACATCGAGTGCGTCGTCCTGCATGCGCTCACGCTCGGCGAAGAACCGCGGGCCTCGACGCTGTTCGTCGGCCGGATCGTGCAGTGGCACATCCGGTCCGACCTGCTGGACGACGGCTACCGGGTCGATCAGGCCAAGATCGAGGCCCTTGCGCGGATGGGCGGCCCGTTCTACACCGTGGCGCGGGATCCGTTCGCGCGGCAGATCCCGCCGTGGGAGAGCGTCGTCGGTCCGCGCTAGGCGTTCACGCGGCGGAACCGTACACTTTGCGACCCATGGATGCCGAATCCCCCCCCGGCGACCGGAGCGTCGTGCTGATCAGCCTCGTGCTGGCCGGCATTGCCGTTGCGTCCCTTGCCACGATCCCGCCGCTCAGGCTGTCGCTGAACATCCTGGGCTCGCCGCTCGGGATCGCCGTCGACGGCGTCTGGCTGATCGGCGCGCTCGTCGTCGCGATGACCGCAGTCGGAATGGACGCGATCGTCCGCATCGAGTCCGGCCATGCCAACGTCGACGCGCGCTTTGCCGCCACGTTCTGGATCCTCCCGTGCCTCGTGACGCTGGCCGCCGCCGTGGCGATCCCCCGGCTGCACGCCGCATCGAGTGTCTGGGTGGCGCAGTGGGTGGCCAGCGTGATCCTCCTCGGCGGGCTGCTCACGCTCGTCATCGTCGCCGAGCGCCACACGATCCAGCTGGACGACATCCACTATCGCACCGCCCGCCTCGGCCTGAACTTCATGACGTACGGCGCCGCCCTTGCGTTGTATGCCGCGATTCACGGCCTTCATCAGCGCTCGCTGATCAGCGTGCCGGCCGTGTGCCTGGTCACGTTCCCACTGGCGCTGGAGATCCTGCGCTCCAGCGAGGAGCAGCTCGAGAACACGTGGGTGCACGCCGGGATCGTGGCGCTCATCCTCGGCGAGCTCACGTGGGGACTCAACCTGCAGGGCGTCTCGGCGCTGCGCGGCGGCGGGATCCTGCTCGTCGCGTTCTACGTCTTCTGCGGCATCGCCCAGCAGCACCTCGCCGGACGGCTTACGCGGCGGGTGGTGATGGAGTACGCAGCCACGGCGGCCGTGGGGTTGGGATTGATCGTGTGGAGCGGGGGGTGGGGGTGAGCGACCCCGGCCTGGGGGGCACGTCGCGCTGCGGGCCGCGCCCGGCGGTCAGATGGACGCGCGGCCCGGAACAGGAAGAGGCCCGGCACGCGTCCACGTGCCGGGCCTCTGTCAATCCGTGCTCTGTCAATCCGTGCTTCGCGCAGCAGCAACGTTCGCGCCGGGCGCCGACCGTCCGCTAGGGAAACGGTGGCGGCGGCGGTCCCCCCGGCGTCGGCGCCGGCCCGCCTGACGGCGGCGGCGCGGCCGGTTGCCCCGGGCATCCCGGCGCATACGGCCCGGCGAACGCGAACGCGCCCGGGATCGGGAAGCCCATGTTGCCCGAGGCCTCATCGCCCGGGATCGGCGCGTCCAGGACCGTGCCGACGCGCTCCACCTTGACCGCCGCCAGACCGACGACGTTTCGCGTGAAGCCGCCGCGCGGGTCGAAGACGTCGTGCTCCCAGAACGTGGCGCTGATGATCGCCGAGCCCTTGAAGCCGCTGTTGATGAAGCCCCAGCTCTGGAGGTTGATGTACTCGACCTCTTTCTCGGACAGCATCTCGCACAGGTAGTCGATCAGCCCGTTCTGGTCGTAGATGAAGATCGCGAAGTTCGTGAAGCCGGGTTTGGGGACGATGTTCGCGATCGCGATCTCGGTCGTGACGCCGGTGCGCTTGTAGTCCTTCAGGAAGCTCGGGATCCCGATCCGGCCGATCCCCGAGTACGTCCCGCCCGGACCGCTGCCGAGCTGCCAGTCGTACGCCAGCTGCTCCGGGAACAGGTTGTAGGCGATCGCCTCGTTCGCCGACGTGCGCGTCGCGTCGGAGTACTTCACGAGCTGCGCCACGCCGACGATGTTCGGCGCCCGCACGTTCGGCGCGCCCGGCGAGAACCAGTCCTGGCTCTCGGCGCGGATGCTGCCGACCCAGTGGCCGGGCAGGTCGGCGATCACCGGCAGGAAGAACGTCTGCGATCCGCCCGCGCAGACCCAGTCGGCCACCGTCGTGATGATCCCCCCCGAGCGGTCCTGGAAGTAGACCTTCACCTTGGCGGCGGCCACCTTGGACTCGTTCTGGACGATGACCGCCGTGTCCCAGCCCTGGTACTCGGAGTAGACGAGCGGCCCGTAGGCCACCTGGCTGCCGACGGTGTAGGCCGGCTCGCCGTTGAAGACGTAGTTCAGCTCGCTCGGGGTGCCGTTGTAGGTCATCAGGACGTCGTTGCCCACGTGGTCGACGGCGATCGCCAGCGGCTGGGTGGATCGCACCCAGCTGGAACCGTACCAGCCGGCCGGCATGCAGCCGCCAACGTCGAACTGGTACGTCTCGCCGGGCGCGAGCGTCGCGATGTCGCAGATCCGGCTGCGCAGGCAGTCGTCCTGCGCCTTGAACCAGATCTCGATGGACGAGCACTCGAGGCCGGCGTTCTGGATGTAGAGGATGCTGTTGAAGCCGCCCTGCGCCGCGTACAGCGACGGCGCGAAGAACGCGTAGCCGCCGTACACGCTGTCGTACTTGCCGAGCCACTCGCCGGCGACCCCCTCGTAGCTGGCCGCCACGTTCACCTCCGGCCGCAGGTCGCCCGGGCACTTGCGCAGCACCTCGACGGCGATCGGCTGGCACGGCGGGGAGTGGAAGTTGAAGCCGTTCCAGAAGCCGCCCTCGGTGAACGCCTGGAAGAAGCGGCGGTACTCGTGGCAGTTGCCGACCACGGTCTCGAACAGCGTCTCGCACAGCGCGTCCGCATAGTAGTCCTGGCCGTGCGGACCCTGGATCATGTCCGTGTTCGCCGAGAACGCCATGCCGCTCTTGGCGCTCGACGGCAGCTGCGCGCCAAGGAAGTTCCACGTGCTGCCCGGCGCCAGGAGACCGGAGCACTCCACCTTCAGCGGCCCGGCACACTGCGGCGGGCAGAAGCCTGGCGCGCCCCACACCAGGACGAGCACCTTGGCCGGCCGATCGCCGACGTTCTGCGCTTCGATCCAGGCGTCGCAAACCTGATCGTTGCCCAGGTAGCCCAGGATCGGGAGGGCGGCATACGCGCCGATGTTCGGCCGGTCGGGGCTCTGGTTGTAGATCGGCCGCGGCGTCGGGGGCGGCGGGATGAAGGTCGGCGGCGCGGGCGGCGTCGGGAAGCCGCCGGGCGGCTCGAGCGTCGGCGGGCCGGGCGGGACGGGCGGCAGGCCGCCGGGACCGCCGTTCGGGCAGTAGCTGCACGCCTGGTACTGGAACAGCGCCTGGCAGTTCGGACCGTTCGGCTGGATCCAGAGGTACTGGCTCGGCCCCGTCCCCGGGATCGGGTTCCAGCCGACGGGCACGTCCATCCAGACGCGGTACTGGCCGGGCTCGAGGTTGTAGAAGTGCGCGTAGCCATTGCTGCCCTGCAGAAGTCGCATCGAGACGGGCGGCATCGCCGGCGTACCCCACGGCGTGAGGAGCACGGCATACACCGTGGCCGGGAACGGTCCCGGCAGACCCTGAGTCGTCGGCGATCGGAAAGCCACCGTCTGCACGTCCATCGATCCCGTCCCAGGCCGCCGTGTCGGCGTCGCGCCCGGCGACGTGCCGCCCCCGGTCGTCGCCGTCGCGGTCACGACGGGCACCGGCGCCGAGGTCGCGGTGCGCGTGGCGGTCGCGACGTTGGGGGTGGGCAGGGGCGACGTAGCCGATGCGGTCGCCGTACCCGACGGCAGCCCGGTCGGCGACGGGACGGGCGACGTCGGCGTCGGCTCCACGGTCGGCACGGCGACCGTCGCGGACGGCGCCTTGACGGTCGGCGTGTCGATCGCGCTGCCCGGCGTCGACGTCGGTGGAACGGTGGCGGGTGGTTCGACCGGCGCTTGCGTGGCGGTCGGCGCGCTCGTCTGCGTCGGCGGCACGGCCGTGTGCGTCGTCGTGGGCGGCACGTCCGTATCCGTCGGCGCGGGTGTTGCGGTGCGCGTGGCCGTCGGCGGATCGTCCGTGGGCGTCGGCGGATCGTCCGTGGGCGTCGGCGGGACGTCCGTGGGCTCGGGCGTGGCGGTGCGGGTGGCGGTGCGGGTGGCCGTCGCCGGCACATCCGTGTCCGTCGGCTCGGCCGTCGCCGGCGGGACGGCCGTCGGCGGGGCGTCCGTGGGCTCGGGTGTTGCGGTTCGGGTGGCGGTTCGGGTGGCCGTCGGCGGCACATCCGTGTCCGTCGGCTCGGCCGTCGCCGGCGGGACGACGGTTGGCGGGTCCAGCGTCGGCGTGCGCGTCGGGGGAACCTTGGTGGCCGTCGGTGCGATGACCACCGGCGTGTTCGTCGGCACGTCGTTCACGGCAAAGCAGCGGCGCGCCCCGCTGTCGCAGGCGGCCGATCCGTCGAGGCTGCGCGCCTCGTCGTCCGTGCCCCATTGGGCGCAGACCTGGCTCGGGTTGCCGATAAGCGCAAGATCAACGGTCATGTCCACGACGGGGCCGCACGTACCGACCCCTAGGGTAAACGACAGCCCGCGGCCGCTGGCCGACTGGCCGGCACCGCCGGAAGTCGCGCGGATGCGCCGCCAAGCGGGACTGCCGATCGCGTTGTTCAGGTACGCCGGCGGGTCGCTCGATGCCCAGTCGTCGCTGAAGCGGCCGTTGCCGTTCGGGTCGTCGAGCAGCGTCAGCTCACCCATGCCGTCCGAGTCCGCCGCACCGCCGGCCGCGACGTCGCGGTCTTCGAGCATGAGCAGGAACGAGCCGTGATCCGTCTCGATCCGCCACTTGTAGCGCGCGTCCGCGACGGCGCCGCCGGCGGACGGCCAGCCGGGCGCGCCGGCAAGGCAGACGCGCAGCGCCAGCTGGTCGCGCCCGAGGCGGTACCAGGCGGTGTTCACGTCGCGGCCGGCGTCGGTCGGCGGACAATTCGCCGGGCCGTCGTCGTCGAGGATCGTCCAACCGGCCTGCTGCGTCGCACCGGTGGACGGCTGCCCACCGAGGAGGGCCGGCAGCAGGCCGGCGGCAAGACCGATCACGAACAGCGGAGCCACAAGGATTGCGCGGCCGAAACGCCCCATCATTCCACCTCACGGACGGAGGCCGCGCATGGCCGCGGCTCCGATGACCGAATGAATATCGCCCAACGGAACGACCCTTGCGCTGCGGCGCAGGTGCGCCGCCGGCGTGTGGGTCGATTCGGGGGCGATAACGGTGTTCGCGGCGTCGCGTTAGGGCCAGTTGCCGCGGCATCGGCTGCGTCAGAGGTCGTCGCCGGACCCGTCGGTGTTGCGCCAGGCGACGGGCATGGCGTGCGTGTTGCGCGCCCAGCCCGGGCGGCCGGTCGCGTCGAGCACGATCAGCCCCGCTTGGCCGCCGGTGCGGTCGGCCAGATAGCGGACAGCCGCCGGCGCGGCATCTTCGGCGGTGGCGCCCTGGCACATCGACAGGCCGGTGTGGTGGGCCAGGCAGACGCGCATGATCAACTCGCCGTGCCCGGTGCACGACACGGCGCCGCCCCGGTCGTCCGCCCACGCCCCGCTGCCGATGATCGGCGAGTCGCCCACGCGACCGGGCCATTTGTCGCTCATCCCGCCGGTCGAAGTGGCGGCGGCGAAGTGCCCGAACGCGTCGCACGCGACGGCGCCGACGGTGTCGCCGGGCAGTGCCGGCGTGCGGGCGGCGGGCGGCGCGCCGTCGGGCACCTCGTCCGGCGCACCGTCCGGCACACCGTCGGGCGAGCGGAGACGATCGTGCTCGTCCGGCTCGGCGGGCGTCGTGCCGGCGCGGCCGGCCAGCCAGCGGGCGTGCACGTCGGGCGCGATGAGCGCAAGGCCGGGCACCGTCAGACCGCACTCGCGGGCGAAGCGGTGCGCGCCATCGCCGACGAGGAGGTGGTGCGGGCAACCGTCCATCACGCGGCGGGCCAGCGTGATCGGGTTCTTCACACCGTGCACCGCGGCCACTGCCCCGAAGCGCAGCGTCTCGCCGTCCACAAGGATCGCGTCGAGTTCGACTTCGCCGTCCCGGTTCAGGTAGCTGCCGTAGCCGGC
Above is a window of Candidatus Avedoeria danica DNA encoding:
- a CDS encoding isoaspartyl peptidase/L-asparaginase, which produces MVPSILVHGGAGFHAPSNVPAKRAAARAAADAGWHVLLRGGSALDAVEAAVRLLEDDPLFDAGYGSYLNRDGEVELDAILVDGETLRFGAVAAVHGVKNPITLARRVMDGCPHHLLVGDGAHRFARECGLTVPGLALIAPDVHARWLAGRAGTTPAEPDEHDRLRSPDGVPDGAPDEVPDGAPPAARTPALPGDTVGAVACDAFGHFAAATSTGGMSDKWPGRVGDSPIIGSGAWADDRGGAVSCTGHGELIMRVCLAHHTGLSMCQGATAEDAAPAAVRYLADRTGGQAGLIVLDATGRPGWARNTHAMPVAWRNTDGSGDDL
- a CDS encoding flavin reductase family protein, coding for MHIAIDPTALDPADTHKLTIGTIVPRPIAWTTSVDGEGRVNLAPFSYFMACHSYLPAVAVSIGSRAGKPKDTRANILATGEFVVNIATAALVDAVNVSAADFPHDISELDVLGLETMPSVKVRPPRVAASPIHIECVVLHALTLGEEPRASTLFVGRIVQWHIRSDLLDDGYRVDQAKIEALARMGGPFYTVARDPFARQIPPWESVVGPR
- the mvaD gene encoding diphosphomevalonate decarboxylase — translated: MSHFAPSHPAATATARAPSNIAFVKYWGNLDDATRLPFNDSISMNLSAAHTTTTVTFDTALHTDTLTIDGRAYDPQHAADAVAITRVTHHLDSLRALADTTDRAAVVSVNSFPMGTGIASSASAFAALSVAAAAALGLELDERTLSTIARRGSGSAARSVPEGFVRWYAAATDEGSYAASIAPATHWDLHDVVAIVSRAHKAVGSGGGHALAASSPLFAERIARLPARLAAVEAAIAARDVAALGDQIEAEALELHAVAMTSRPAVLYWDGATVELLHRVRRWRADGLAVWFTLDAGPNVHLICEGHVAPAVAAELANQSYVESSMDNSPAAGARVIGPGEDRGPSAGHA